In Arthrobacter sp. B3I9, the following are encoded in one genomic region:
- the argS gene encoding arginine--tRNA ligase has protein sequence MVVPRVQAAIASAFGEEYRGTDPVVRPSQFADIQINAAMALAKKVGMPPREAAAKIVDALDLDGICTGVEISGPGFINLTFDGTWIEELLNDEATAAAAGGAAPVVPSRQPRRVVVDYSSPNVAKEMHVGHLRTTVVGDSLVKVLEALGDTVIRQNHIGDWGTPFGMLIEHWLEIGEDSPEAALLVEDPSAFYQAARAKFDASAAEDDGFATRARLRVVALQGGDEETFAVWQRLVAQSKRYFNAIYGTLGISLTDDHIAGESSYDAHLAQLCQELEGLGIARVSDGALCTFPAGFTGRDGQPLPLIIRKSDGGYGYGTTDLATIRYRVRDLQADRILYVVGAPQNVHLRMVMATARDAGWLPDTVEAVHVQIGNVLGEDGKILKSRSGAPVKLMALLAEAVDRARAVIDASRPELTEEERAVTARQVGIGAVKYADLSVGHDTEYVFDFDRMLALSGNTGPYVQYAAARIRSILRKAGVLEQHTAAAGTATAGTEAGGGTPATAIAVVEPAERSLALHLLEYGATLSRVGELLEPHRLSTYLFELAQLFTAFYDQCPVLKAEEPVRDSRLALCALVLLRLSGGLELLGIETPENM, from the coding sequence ATGGTTGTCCCCAGAGTCCAGGCAGCGATCGCCAGCGCCTTCGGCGAAGAGTACCGCGGGACGGATCCGGTGGTCCGGCCCTCCCAGTTTGCGGACATCCAGATCAACGCCGCCATGGCGCTGGCCAAGAAGGTGGGGATGCCGCCGCGGGAAGCCGCCGCGAAGATCGTCGATGCCCTCGACCTGGACGGCATCTGCACCGGCGTCGAGATCTCCGGGCCCGGCTTCATCAACCTCACCTTCGACGGGACCTGGATCGAGGAGCTGCTCAACGACGAAGCCACCGCCGCCGCCGCGGGTGGCGCGGCGCCGGTCGTGCCGTCCCGGCAGCCGCGCCGGGTCGTCGTCGACTATTCCTCCCCCAACGTGGCCAAGGAGATGCACGTCGGCCACCTGCGCACCACCGTCGTGGGTGACAGCCTCGTCAAGGTGCTCGAGGCCCTCGGGGACACCGTCATCCGGCAGAACCATATCGGCGACTGGGGCACCCCGTTCGGCATGCTGATCGAGCACTGGCTCGAAATCGGGGAGGACTCACCCGAGGCGGCACTGCTGGTTGAGGACCCGAGCGCCTTCTACCAGGCTGCCCGCGCCAAGTTCGACGCCTCCGCCGCCGAGGACGACGGTTTCGCCACCAGGGCCCGGCTCCGCGTGGTTGCCCTGCAGGGCGGCGACGAGGAAACGTTCGCCGTCTGGCAGCGGCTGGTCGCCCAGTCCAAGCGGTACTTCAACGCCATCTACGGCACGCTCGGCATCAGCCTCACCGATGACCACATCGCCGGTGAAAGCTCCTACGACGCTCATCTGGCACAGCTGTGCCAGGAGCTTGAGGGCTTGGGGATCGCCCGCGTCAGCGACGGCGCGCTCTGCACCTTCCCCGCCGGGTTCACCGGGCGCGACGGCCAGCCGCTGCCGCTCATCATCCGCAAGTCCGACGGCGGTTACGGTTACGGCACCACCGACCTCGCCACCATCCGGTACCGGGTCCGCGACCTGCAGGCGGACCGGATCCTCTACGTCGTGGGCGCCCCGCAGAACGTGCACCTGCGAATGGTCATGGCAACGGCCCGCGACGCCGGCTGGCTGCCCGACACCGTGGAAGCCGTGCATGTGCAGATCGGCAACGTGCTGGGGGAGGACGGGAAGATCCTGAAGTCCCGTTCGGGTGCCCCCGTCAAGCTCATGGCCCTCCTGGCGGAAGCCGTGGACCGTGCCCGTGCCGTGATCGACGCGAGCCGCCCGGAGCTGACCGAGGAGGAGCGCGCCGTGACCGCCCGGCAGGTGGGTATCGGCGCCGTCAAATACGCGGACCTGTCCGTGGGACACGACACCGAATACGTCTTTGACTTCGACCGCATGCTGGCCCTCAGCGGCAACACGGGACCTTATGTGCAGTATGCCGCGGCGCGGATCCGCTCGATCCTGCGCAAGGCCGGAGTGCTGGAGCAGCACACGGCCGCCGCGGGAACGGCCACCGCCGGTACGGAAGCCGGCGGCGGCACGCCGGCAACCGCGATCGCCGTCGTCGAACCCGCCGAACGTTCCCTTGCCCTGCACCTGCTGGAGTACGGCGCCACGCTCAGCCGGGTGGGCGAGCTGCTCGAGCCGCACCGGCTGTCCACGTATCTGTTCGAGCTCGCGCAGCTCTTCACGGCCTTCTACGATCAGTGCCCCGTCCTGAAGGCCGAGGAACCGGTCCGGGACTCACGGCTGGCCCTGTGTGCCCTGGTGCTGCTCCGGCTCTCCGGAGGCCTGGAGCTGCTTGGCATCGAGACGCCGGAGAACATGTGA
- a CDS encoding aminotransferase class I/II-fold pyridoxal phosphate-dependent enzyme, whose translation MGDLGKSPVSRRAATLASVPSQHRINDFLRDSEYSRRQREPGICDFIFGNPHEMPQPAYVQALRDALTPRDEGWFGYKSNEPEARTAAAGSLRDLLGIPFEPADVHLTTGGFTAIPLALKAVADPGDEVIFTLPPWFFYEPLVIEAGLVPVKVRCNPETFDLDLAAISAALTPRTRVVVVNTPNNPTGRIYPPSLLQDLAELLEQASRRNARRIYLLSDEAYNRIVYDGARFHSPAEYYPHTLLAYSYGKTHLAPGQRIGYLALPPTMPERGAMREALTTLQMAMGWIYPNAVMQYALPRLEQFSIDVGQLQRRRDLLVEALTERGYRVHRPEGAFYLFVHAPAGDDEAFTAVLARHGVFVLPGTLFETPGFFRISLTASDDMIRRSLPLFGAAIADAAGATRNH comes from the coding sequence ATGGGCGATCTTGGGAAATCTCCGGTATCACGACGCGCCGCCACCCTTGCGTCCGTACCCTCGCAACACCGGATCAATGACTTCCTCCGCGACTCCGAGTACTCCCGCCGGCAGCGCGAGCCGGGCATCTGCGATTTCATCTTCGGCAACCCCCATGAGATGCCGCAGCCGGCCTACGTACAGGCGCTCAGGGACGCACTCACTCCCCGTGACGAGGGATGGTTCGGGTACAAGTCGAACGAGCCTGAGGCGCGGACCGCGGCGGCAGGCTCCCTGCGGGATCTGTTGGGAATCCCCTTCGAACCCGCCGATGTGCACCTCACCACCGGCGGCTTCACGGCCATCCCGTTGGCGCTGAAGGCCGTCGCGGACCCCGGTGACGAGGTCATCTTCACTCTGCCGCCGTGGTTTTTTTATGAACCGCTTGTGATCGAGGCCGGCCTGGTCCCGGTAAAAGTGCGGTGCAACCCCGAGACGTTCGATCTCGACTTGGCGGCCATCTCGGCGGCCCTCACGCCCCGGACGCGCGTGGTGGTGGTCAACACGCCGAACAATCCGACCGGCAGGATCTACCCACCCTCCCTGCTGCAGGACCTCGCCGAGCTGCTCGAGCAGGCTAGCCGCCGTAACGCGCGGCGGATCTACCTGCTCTCGGACGAGGCCTACAACAGGATTGTCTATGACGGCGCCAGGTTCCACAGCCCGGCGGAATACTATCCGCATACTCTTCTCGCCTATTCCTACGGCAAGACACATCTGGCACCTGGGCAACGTATCGGTTACCTGGCTCTGCCTCCGACGATGCCTGAACGCGGAGCGATGCGCGAGGCCCTTACGACGCTCCAGATGGCGATGGGCTGGATCTATCCGAACGCCGTGATGCAGTATGCGCTGCCCCGGCTGGAGCAGTTCTCCATCGACGTCGGGCAACTCCAGCGCAGGCGCGATCTTCTGGTGGAAGCGCTGACGGAGAGGGGATACCGGGTGCACCGTCCCGAGGGCGCCTTCTACCTCTTCGTCCACGCTCCTGCCGGCGACGACGAGGCCTTCACTGCCGTCCTCGCCCGGCACGGGGTGTTCGTGTTGCCCGGCACGCTGTTCGAAACCCCCGGGTTTTTCCGCATCTCACTGACGGCAAGCGATGACATGATCCGGCGCAGCCTGCCGTTATTCGGGGCGGCGATCGCCGATGCGGCCGGTGCGACGCGCAATCACTAG
- a CDS encoding glycoside hydrolase family 32 protein, with translation MDTVVNSPDPAFPRFHARPAKGWISDPCGLTYAGGRYHVFFQFNPDSARHSGIRWGHLSSPDLVRWDEEPVALTPQPGGPDALGCWTGVVTDDDGVPTAVYSGGGSGDGRAPVLLARGSRDLTTWTQDGHVAADMPPDPQVTAVRDPFLFRFRGRRYALQGAGLGTGRAAVLLYGVDDPRNWTYEGIWFSSDHPLAAKHLPSDIWECPQLVRVPDSSGAETWLLMASLWLSGDLHEHANGVGYLLGLVVPGIAGLPVFTPEAGGRADLGREFYAPQILALPERTLLWGWAPEAAGSEGRPGRSRADTDDAGWAGILTLPRELSVHGGTLAVEPAAELQAYRGTRLYAGAAGTLPLPRYAEARVTGGEGRIRLTLRSTRHTVGIQRTVATQRTVLTEEVAGGDEFRIFLDASIVEAYRHRSVPTTVRVYPEAGEVWQLELPHGASADAWELRHPEPT, from the coding sequence ATGGACACCGTGGTGAATTCCCCGGACCCCGCCTTTCCACGCTTCCATGCCCGCCCTGCGAAGGGCTGGATCAGCGATCCGTGCGGGCTCACCTACGCCGGCGGCCGCTACCACGTCTTCTTCCAGTTCAACCCGGACTCCGCCCGCCACTCCGGCATCCGCTGGGGGCACCTGAGCTCCCCGGACCTGGTTCGCTGGGATGAGGAACCGGTTGCGCTCACGCCGCAACCGGGCGGTCCGGACGCGCTCGGCTGCTGGACCGGAGTGGTGACGGACGACGACGGCGTCCCCACCGCCGTCTATTCCGGCGGCGGGTCCGGGGACGGAAGAGCGCCGGTCCTCCTGGCGCGGGGCTCCCGGGACCTAACCACGTGGACGCAGGACGGCCACGTTGCGGCGGACATGCCGCCGGACCCCCAGGTGACCGCGGTGCGCGACCCGTTCCTCTTCCGCTTCCGGGGCCGGCGCTACGCACTCCAAGGCGCAGGACTGGGAACGGGCCGGGCGGCTGTGCTGCTCTACGGCGTGGACGATCCCCGGAACTGGACATATGAAGGCATCTGGTTCAGCTCCGACCATCCGCTCGCCGCCAAGCATCTGCCTTCGGACATCTGGGAATGCCCCCAGCTGGTCCGCGTACCCGATTCCTCCGGGGCGGAAACCTGGCTGCTGATGGCATCGTTATGGCTTTCCGGCGACCTCCACGAACATGCCAACGGAGTGGGCTATCTCCTCGGTTTGGTCGTCCCCGGCATTGCCGGCCTGCCGGTCTTCACTCCGGAAGCAGGGGGAAGAGCGGACCTGGGCCGGGAGTTCTATGCGCCCCAGATCCTCGCACTGCCCGAACGGACCCTGCTCTGGGGCTGGGCCCCGGAAGCGGCGGGCAGCGAAGGGCGGCCGGGCCGCAGCCGGGCGGACACTGATGACGCCGGCTGGGCTGGCATCCTGACCTTGCCGCGGGAGCTCTCCGTCCACGGCGGCACGCTCGCAGTGGAGCCGGCAGCGGAACTCCAGGCGTACCGCGGCACGCGGCTGTATGCCGGCGCCGCCGGAACCCTGCCACTGCCCCGGTACGCCGAGGCGCGCGTCACCGGCGGTGAAGGCCGGATCCGGCTTACCCTCCGCTCCACCCGGCACACTGTTGGTATCCAACGCACAGTAGCCACCCAACGCACTGTGTTGACCGAAGAAGTAGCCGGTGGTGACGAGTTCAGGATCTTCCTCGATGCCTCGATCGTAGAGGCGTACCGGCACCGCTCAGTACCGACGACCGTTCGTGTGTACCCCGAAGCGGGTGAGGTGTGGCAGCTCGAATTGCCGCACGGGGCGTCCGCCGATGCCTGGGAACTCCGTCATCCGGAGCCGACGTAG
- a CDS encoding PhoX family phosphatase, which yields MSVIPGRKFALLPMLGHTKGKRSPVTCALKCDNACSGDVCNTSSNDYFRDIASTAMSRRAVLGFGAAGALAVAFGGGLTAAEPAVADGGPGLAAAAKNGFGRSKLSFAAIPAVDAAVDTFTVPAGFGWRPVIRWGDPLFNDAPDFDLNSQTPAAQARQFGYNNDYTDILEVPGSKGRRALLFANHEYTNETIMFPPSLPAAQVRAVAAAAHGLTVVELERRNKNQPWTYVKGAPLNRRYLIDTTYELTGPVAGSALVRTAADPAGRSIRGTLGNCSGGTTPWGTVLSGEENFNGYFVSPGTSAADKRYGLTNKPTARQWELDDPRFNTNNAGYENEANRFGWIVEVDPFNPTSTPKKHSALGRFKHEGANVIVAKSGHVVAYMGDDERFDYLYKFVSAGTYREGDRAHNMTLLSEGNLYVAKFTGSSPALQLDGSGAVPSDGGFDGTGQWLPLVVDGKSAVAGMSVEEVLVYTRLAADKVGPTKMDRCEDVQPSLHTGKVYVACTNNSDRGNFGKEGATEVNPRNNNRNGHIVEITETGDQASTAFTWNLLMVCGDPAQGDATYFSGFPVDQVSPISCPDNLAFDSVGNLWISTDGAPSSTGKADGLFKVTLDGPERGRVEQFLAVPRDAETCGPVIHDDERSVFVSVQHPGEDGSFDAQLSFFPDYVEAGAKPGPGQVRAPRPSVVQVFRTDG from the coding sequence ATGTCTGTCATCCCCGGCCGCAAATTCGCCCTGCTTCCCATGCTCGGGCACACCAAAGGCAAGCGCAGCCCCGTCACCTGTGCCCTGAAGTGCGACAACGCCTGCTCCGGCGACGTCTGCAACACCAGCTCCAACGATTACTTCCGGGACATCGCTTCGACCGCCATGTCGCGCCGCGCGGTCCTGGGCTTCGGGGCAGCGGGAGCGCTCGCCGTCGCGTTCGGTGGCGGGCTCACGGCGGCAGAGCCCGCGGTGGCCGACGGTGGTCCGGGCCTCGCAGCGGCCGCCAAGAACGGCTTCGGCCGTTCCAAGCTCAGCTTCGCGGCCATCCCGGCGGTGGACGCCGCCGTCGACACCTTCACTGTGCCGGCCGGGTTCGGTTGGCGGCCGGTCATCCGCTGGGGTGACCCGCTGTTCAACGACGCACCGGACTTTGACCTCAACAGCCAGACCCCCGCTGCTCAGGCGCGGCAGTTCGGCTACAACAATGACTACACGGACATCCTCGAGGTTCCGGGCAGCAAGGGGCGCCGCGCCCTCCTGTTCGCCAACCACGAGTACACCAACGAGACCATCATGTTCCCGCCCTCACTGCCCGCGGCCCAGGTCCGGGCCGTGGCCGCCGCCGCCCACGGGCTGACCGTCGTCGAGTTGGAACGCCGAAACAAGAACCAGCCCTGGACCTACGTCAAGGGCGCCCCGCTCAACCGCCGGTACCTCATCGACACCACCTACGAGCTGACCGGCCCGGTTGCCGGCTCAGCCCTGGTCCGCACGGCAGCCGACCCGGCCGGCCGCTCGATCCGCGGGACGTTGGGCAACTGTTCCGGCGGCACCACGCCGTGGGGCACCGTCCTCTCCGGCGAGGAAAACTTCAACGGCTACTTTGTCTCCCCGGGCACGTCCGCGGCGGACAAGCGGTACGGGCTCACCAACAAGCCCACCGCGCGGCAGTGGGAACTGGATGATCCCCGCTTCAACACCAACAATGCCGGTTACGAGAATGAGGCCAACCGCTTCGGCTGGATCGTAGAAGTGGACCCCTTTAATCCCACCTCCACGCCGAAAAAGCACTCCGCGCTGGGCCGCTTCAAGCATGAGGGCGCCAACGTGATCGTGGCCAAGTCCGGGCACGTTGTGGCGTACATGGGCGATGACGAGCGCTTCGACTACTTGTACAAGTTCGTCTCCGCCGGAACCTACCGCGAAGGAGACCGCGCGCACAACATGACCCTCCTGTCCGAGGGCAACCTGTACGTCGCCAAGTTCACGGGCAGCTCGCCGGCCCTGCAGCTGGACGGCAGCGGCGCCGTGCCTTCCGACGGCGGCTTCGACGGCACCGGCCAGTGGCTGCCGCTGGTGGTGGACGGCAAGTCTGCGGTGGCAGGAATGTCGGTCGAGGAAGTCCTTGTCTACACGCGGCTGGCCGCGGACAAGGTCGGGCCCACCAAGATGGACCGCTGCGAGGACGTGCAGCCCAGCCTGCACACCGGCAAGGTCTACGTCGCCTGCACCAACAACTCGGACCGCGGCAACTTCGGCAAGGAGGGCGCCACCGAGGTCAACCCGCGCAACAACAACCGGAATGGGCACATCGTCGAGATCACCGAGACCGGCGACCAGGCATCCACCGCTTTCACCTGGAACCTCCTGATGGTCTGCGGCGACCCGGCCCAGGGCGATGCCACCTACTTCTCCGGCTTTCCGGTGGACCAGGTCTCACCCATCTCCTGCCCGGACAACCTCGCGTTCGACTCCGTTGGCAACCTCTGGATCTCCACCGACGGGGCCCCGTCGAGCACCGGCAAGGCGGACGGGCTGTTCAAGGTCACCCTGGACGGCCCGGAGCGCGGCCGGGTGGAGCAGTTCCTCGCCGTCCCGCGCGATGCAGAAACCTGCGGGCCCGTCATCCACGACGACGAACGCTCGGTCTTCGTCTCCGTGCAGCACCCGGGCGAGGACGGCTCTTTCGACGCGCAGCTCTCCTTCTTCCCGGACTACGTGGAGGCCGGCGCAAAGCCCGGGCCCGGCCAGGTCCGGGCGCCGCGCCCGTCCGTCGTGCAGGTCTTCCGCACCGACGGCTGA
- a CDS encoding o-succinylbenzoate synthase, with product MGAAIPGAGRLPGLDELLDAAHVVSLPMRVKFRGILHREALLLEGPLGWAEFCPFPEYGDAEASRWFASALEAGWQGFPEPLRASIPVNATVPAVSADRVPEILARFGRVDAVKVKVAERGQSLADDVSRVAAVREALPDAKVRVDANGGWDVPSAVDALTRLADVGLEYAEQPVPEIAGLAEVRRRLRSAGTPLLIAADESVRKEEDPLKVARAGAADLIVVKVAPLGGVRRALEIVAQAGLPAVVSSALDTSVGIRAGLALAAALPDLPYACGLGTVSLLAADVTRDPLVPDDGAIRVREVSADPALLAEHAAAPERRDWWLDRLRRVHAEYIKSLEFTGSSSG from the coding sequence ATGGGCGCAGCCATTCCCGGGGCGGGACGGCTTCCCGGGCTGGACGAACTCCTCGACGCCGCCCATGTGGTGAGCCTGCCGATGCGCGTGAAGTTCCGCGGCATCCTCCACCGCGAAGCCCTGCTGCTGGAAGGGCCGCTCGGGTGGGCGGAATTCTGCCCCTTTCCCGAATACGGTGATGCGGAGGCATCGCGCTGGTTCGCGTCCGCCCTGGAAGCCGGCTGGCAGGGTTTCCCCGAGCCGCTGCGCGCGAGCATCCCGGTCAACGCCACCGTCCCCGCGGTTTCGGCAGACAGGGTGCCGGAGATTCTCGCCCGCTTCGGCCGGGTGGACGCCGTCAAGGTCAAGGTCGCCGAGCGCGGCCAGAGCCTGGCGGACGACGTTTCCCGCGTCGCCGCAGTCCGGGAAGCCCTGCCGGATGCCAAAGTCCGGGTGGACGCGAACGGCGGCTGGGACGTCCCGTCGGCCGTCGACGCGCTGACGCGGCTCGCCGACGTCGGACTCGAATACGCCGAACAGCCGGTGCCCGAAATCGCCGGCCTCGCGGAGGTGCGGCGCCGCCTGCGCTCGGCGGGGACCCCGCTGCTCATTGCGGCGGACGAAAGCGTGCGCAAGGAGGAGGACCCGCTGAAGGTGGCGCGTGCCGGGGCCGCGGACCTGATCGTGGTGAAGGTGGCCCCGCTCGGGGGAGTACGCCGCGCCCTGGAGATCGTGGCGCAGGCCGGCCTGCCCGCCGTCGTCAGTTCCGCCCTCGACACCTCGGTCGGCATCCGGGCCGGGCTGGCGCTGGCCGCGGCCCTTCCCGATCTGCCGTACGCGTGCGGACTCGGCACCGTGTCGCTGCTGGCGGCCGATGTCACCCGTGATCCGCTGGTGCCGGACGACGGCGCCATCCGGGTCCGCGAGGTCTCAGCAGACCCCGCACTGCTGGCGGAGCACGCCGCCGCCCCGGAGCGCCGGGACTGGTGGCTGGACCGGCTGCGGCGCGTCCATGCGGAATATATAAAATCACTGGAGTTCACCGGATCTTCATCCGGGTGA
- the menD gene encoding 2-succinyl-5-enolpyruvyl-6-hydroxy-3-cyclohexene-1-carboxylic-acid synthase: MSTGEHVSTAGGLGALDAARIAVAALLDGGVRVVVVAPGSRSAPMAYALAEADAAGRVELLVRIDERSAGFTALGLALATGAPAAVLTTSGTAVGNLMPAVMEANHAAVPLVVLSADRPEELRGTGANQTTLQLDLFGEHVRFAVDVPAGTDPQRAVETALSAATGAFEGTPPGPVQLNLAFRDPLVPSPGEKLPPESGRRVYRAAGSPLVLEFPPASGELPKRRTVVLAGHDAGPVAEAFARAHGLPLLAEPSSGARFGPNAVGPYRLLLDHFGPESAQPIERVVLFGRPTLSRPVSALLARADVPSALYQPVPVAWYEPGRRTELPLDNLTDLADFAGRGSVAWLDAWLLAGAAAQHTVDSVLAESGAATGPSVGALVWQHSTGQLVLGSSNGIRDVDLAGAPPPEPRASVFANRGLAGIDGTISTATGIALGGRQDTTVLLGDVTFLHDAGGLLLGAGEAEPGLRIVVLNDAGGAIFGLLEHGAVEVSGRYGNAVERLFGTPHSVDLAALAAAYGVPHRRVSTTAELGAALAEPWQGRGIIEVRTDRHGLRDLHGRIRTAVSAAVTGVLGQ, from the coding sequence GTGAGTACCGGCGAACATGTGAGTACGGCCGGCGGACTCGGCGCGCTGGACGCCGCCCGCATCGCCGTCGCGGCGCTGCTGGACGGCGGGGTGCGCGTGGTGGTCGTGGCACCCGGCTCGCGGTCAGCGCCCATGGCCTACGCCCTCGCCGAGGCCGACGCCGCCGGACGCGTGGAGCTGCTGGTCAGGATCGACGAGCGATCCGCCGGCTTCACCGCCCTCGGACTCGCCCTGGCCACCGGGGCCCCGGCCGCCGTGCTGACCACTTCCGGAACCGCCGTCGGAAACCTGATGCCGGCCGTCATGGAGGCCAACCACGCCGCCGTGCCGCTGGTGGTCCTCTCGGCGGACCGGCCCGAGGAACTCAGGGGCACCGGGGCCAACCAGACGACACTGCAGCTGGACCTTTTCGGGGAGCATGTGCGTTTCGCCGTCGACGTCCCCGCCGGTACCGACCCGCAGCGCGCGGTGGAGACCGCACTGAGCGCTGCCACCGGAGCCTTCGAGGGCACCCCGCCCGGGCCTGTGCAGCTCAATCTGGCGTTCCGCGACCCTTTGGTGCCGAGTCCGGGGGAGAAGCTCCCGCCCGAGTCCGGCCGCCGCGTGTACCGGGCGGCCGGCAGTCCCTTGGTCCTGGAGTTTCCGCCCGCCTCCGGTGAACTTCCCAAGCGGCGCACAGTGGTTCTGGCCGGCCACGACGCCGGCCCCGTCGCCGAGGCGTTTGCCCGCGCCCACGGCCTGCCGCTGCTTGCCGAGCCCTCCTCCGGTGCCCGCTTCGGGCCGAACGCGGTGGGACCCTACCGGCTGCTGCTGGACCACTTCGGGCCGGAGTCGGCGCAACCGATCGAGCGTGTGGTGCTCTTCGGCCGGCCCACCCTCTCCCGGCCCGTGAGCGCCCTGCTGGCCCGCGCCGATGTCCCCTCGGCCCTGTACCAGCCCGTCCCGGTGGCCTGGTACGAACCCGGCCGGCGCACCGAACTGCCGCTGGACAACCTGACCGATCTGGCGGACTTCGCCGGGCGGGGGTCCGTTGCCTGGCTTGATGCCTGGCTACTCGCCGGTGCCGCCGCGCAGCACACCGTCGACTCCGTGCTGGCCGAAAGCGGCGCCGCCACCGGTCCGTCGGTGGGGGCTTTGGTCTGGCAGCACTCAACCGGGCAGCTGGTACTGGGGTCCTCCAACGGCATCCGCGACGTGGACCTCGCCGGCGCGCCGCCGCCCGAACCCCGGGCCAGCGTTTTCGCCAACCGCGGCCTCGCCGGAATCGACGGGACCATCTCCACCGCCACCGGCATCGCCCTTGGCGGACGGCAGGACACGACCGTCCTGCTGGGCGACGTCACCTTCCTGCACGACGCCGGCGGTCTCCTGCTCGGCGCCGGGGAAGCCGAGCCCGGTCTGCGGATCGTGGTCCTCAACGATGCCGGCGGTGCCATCTTTGGGCTCCTGGAGCACGGCGCGGTCGAGGTTTCCGGCCGGTACGGGAACGCCGTCGAACGTCTCTTCGGCACTCCCCACTCCGTGGACCTTGCCGCCCTCGCCGCGGCCTACGGCGTTCCGCACCGCCGGGTGAGCACTACGGCGGAGCTCGGCGCAGCGCTGGCCGAGCCATGGCAGGGCCGCGGCATCATCGAGGTGCGCACCGACCGGCACGGGCTCCGCGACCTGCACGGGCGCATCCGCACGGCTGTGTCCGCCGCGGTGACAGGGGTCCTCGGGCAGTAG
- a CDS encoding phosphatase PAP2 family protein encodes MDFRQERTNQPGKALAAVFVLATLACLAALAATYFFFVRTTTGQFIDESALVEAVAIHGTAGKAATKLLDWLPAASVLIATVVVLFVTVLRRRWTAAGIAVGACVGANIATQILKDLAPVRPYRGIETLELNSLPSGHTTLAASAAAAVFLVVSPRWRPLVGFLGGSFAVATGVSTLINQWHRPADVVAAFLVVGVFMLPAGWLIIRTGPRWNVWTGYGEHFGASRLWLALPMLAGLASAAVAGYSLLKIAPGSGQEGSTTNYFWAGTSLIVIAGYLATVFGVWLFGLAARRRRAARR; translated from the coding sequence ATGGATTTTCGTCAGGAACGCACAAACCAGCCCGGCAAGGCCCTTGCAGCCGTGTTCGTCCTCGCCACGCTTGCCTGCCTCGCCGCCCTGGCGGCCACCTACTTTTTCTTTGTCCGCACGACCACCGGGCAGTTCATCGACGAATCGGCGCTCGTCGAGGCGGTCGCGATCCACGGCACTGCGGGCAAAGCGGCGACCAAACTGCTCGACTGGCTGCCCGCCGCGTCCGTGCTGATCGCCACCGTCGTCGTCCTCTTTGTCACCGTCCTTCGGCGGCGCTGGACGGCGGCGGGGATCGCGGTCGGGGCCTGCGTGGGCGCCAACATTGCCACCCAGATCCTCAAGGACCTTGCACCCGTCCGGCCATACCGCGGGATCGAGACCCTGGAGCTGAATTCCCTGCCGTCGGGCCACACGACACTCGCGGCGTCCGCCGCCGCGGCCGTATTCCTGGTGGTTTCGCCGCGCTGGCGGCCGCTGGTCGGTTTCCTCGGCGGCAGCTTCGCCGTCGCCACCGGGGTGTCCACGCTCATCAACCAGTGGCACCGCCCGGCCGACGTCGTGGCTGCCTTCCTCGTAGTGGGGGTGTTCATGCTTCCGGCCGGCTGGTTGATTATCCGCACAGGGCCACGGTGGAACGTCTGGACCGGGTACGGGGAACACTTTGGAGCGTCCCGGCTGTGGCTCGCCCTGCCGATGCTGGCAGGGCTCGCCTCGGCCGCCGTCGCGGGCTACTCGCTGCTGAAGATCGCCCCCGGCTCGGGCCAGGAAGGCAGCACCACCAATTACTTTTGGGCCGGAACCTCCCTCATAGTGATCGCAGGATACCTCGCGACGGTGTTCGGAGTGTGGCTGTTCGGGCTTGCGGCACGACGGCGCCGCGCAGCGCGGCGCTGA